The Accipiter gentilis chromosome 19, bAccGen1.1, whole genome shotgun sequence genome has a window encoding:
- the TAF1D gene encoding TATA box-binding protein-associated factor RNA polymerase I subunit D, translated as MTDTDESQASASDYPDAQELICSSQKEPYKVHACEKNTQMECSRSRQKNAVPEESSDELNHICKSSAASAEILLDSSDSEIDLSAASGSEYHPKCSVAPSKQKRTSQSSRQQAESVAGAPDNESSSDSSLSPASPVKSSETSKKKSKLNLKAIFAYHFRGKKFKAAAHRKYKDGSGKKKKKKYESTGMPTGRPPLTASPQEQKRRLLDRGFQFPFVEKHYGMKHIPLKMVLGYEQAATKGYFQYIEVLKYEEHLKKALKALQASEDLERECLAVRKHKYLDDEGPISPIQEMSDDDGDDSLNSDNQEVLDARVVENSSFIISSKIPSKKKTKPETKRAKSTEVIEVEEEEE; from the exons ATGACTGATACAGATGAATCCCAGGCTTCTGCCTCTGATTACCCTGATGCCCAAGAGCTAATATGCAGTTCGCAGAAGGAACCATATAAGGTACAtgcatgtgaaaaaaatacacaaatggaGTGTTCACGTTCAAGGCAGAAGAATGCTGTTCCTGAGGAGTCTTCAGATGAGCTTAACCATATATGTAAATCATCAGCTGCTTCAGCTGAGATTTTACTGGACAGCAGTGATTCAGAAAT tgatCTCTCTGCTGCTAGTGGCAGTGAGTACCATCCTAAGTGCTCCGTTGCACCTTCAAAGCAAAAAAGGACATCTCAATCTTCAAGGCAACAAGCTGAATCTGTTGCAGGAGCGCCTGACAACGAAAGCTCTTCAGATTCTTCTCTGTCCCCTGCAAGTCCAGTGAAATCATCGGAAACTTCCAAGAAGAAGTCGAAACTAAACTTGAAGGCCATATTTGCCTATCACTTCAGGGGAAAGAAGTTTAAGGCTGCTGCACACCGAAAATACAAGGATGGctcagggaagaagaagaagaaaaagtatgagAGCACAGGGATGCCTACGGGGAGGCCACCACTGACAGCCTCACCACAAGAGCAAAAGAGAAGGCTTCTAGACAGAGGTTTTCAATTCCCTTTTGTTGAAAAACATTATGGGATGAAACATATTCCCTTAAAGATGGTTCTTGGCTATGAG caagcAGCTACAAAGGGATATTTCCAGTACATTGAAGTGCTTAAATATGAGGAACAtcttaaaaaagctttaaaagccCTTCAGGCTAGTGAAGACTTAGAAAGAGAATGTCTGGCGGTACGAAAACACAAATACTTAGATGATGAGGGCCCCATTTCCCCTATTCAGGAGATGAG tgatgatgatggtgatgacaGTTTGAATTCTGATAATCAAGAAGTCCTTGATGCCAGAGTAGTG GAGAACAGCTCTTTCATTATAAGCAGCAAAATTCccagtaagaaaaaaacaaagccagaaacAAAACGTGCAAAATCAACTGAAGTGATTGAagtagaggaggaagaagagtag